The Paracoccus sediminicola genome has a segment encoding these proteins:
- the hpaD gene encoding 3,4-dihydroxyphenylacetate 2,3-dioxygenase yields MPIPAPNLHPPFNILRLSHVVLGVTDLAASRAFYVDTLGLQVTDEDDDHIFLRAMEERGHHCMVLRKSDRAEIHSLSFKVFDEGELDKAHGWFRDQGHAVEWVERAYQGRTLRTHDCFGMPIEFYFRMDRLPPIHQNYALYKGVKPLRIDHFNCFSTDVDKAVDFYNRIGFRVTEYTEDEETGHLWAAWTHRKGGVHDIAFTNGTGPRLHHTAFWVPTPLNIIDLLDLMATTGYVGNIERGPGRHGISNAFFLYILDPDGHRIELYCSDYQTVDPDLEAIRWDLKDPQRQTLWGAPAPRSWFEHGSVFHGVEPAESRLKASPIIAP; encoded by the coding sequence ATGCCCATTCCCGCTCCGAATCTGCATCCGCCCTTCAATATCCTCCGGCTGTCGCATGTCGTGCTCGGCGTGACCGATCTGGCCGCCAGCCGCGCCTTCTATGTCGACACTCTGGGGCTTCAGGTCACCGATGAGGATGATGACCACATCTTCCTGCGCGCGATGGAGGAACGCGGCCATCACTGCATGGTGCTGCGCAAATCCGACAGGGCAGAGATCCACAGCCTGTCCTTCAAGGTCTTTGACGAGGGCGAACTCGACAAGGCTCATGGCTGGTTCAGGGATCAGGGCCACGCGGTCGAATGGGTCGAGCGCGCATATCAGGGCCGCACGCTGCGAACCCATGACTGTTTCGGCATGCCCATCGAGTTCTATTTCAGGATGGACCGACTTCCACCCATCCATCAGAACTATGCGCTTTATAAAGGCGTGAAGCCGCTGCGCATCGACCATTTCAACTGTTTCTCGACCGATGTCGACAAGGCGGTGGATTTCTATAACCGGATCGGCTTTCGCGTGACGGAATACACCGAGGATGAGGAAACCGGCCATCTGTGGGCGGCATGGACGCATCGCAAGGGCGGGGTGCATGACATTGCCTTCACCAACGGCACCGGCCCGCGGCTGCATCACACCGCCTTCTGGGTGCCGACGCCGCTGAACATCATCGACCTGCTCGATCTGATGGCAACCACCGGCTATGTCGGCAATATCGAGCGGGGGCCGGGGCGGCACGGCATTTCCAACGCCTTTTTCCTCTATATCCTCGACCCGGACGGACACCGGATCGAGCTCTATTGCTCGGACTATCAGACCGTGGACCCGGATCTCGAGGCGATCAGATGGGATCTGAAGGACCCGCAGCGCCAGACCCTGTGGGGCGCGCCCGCACCGCGGTCCTGGTTCGAACATGGCTCGGTCTTTCACGGGGTGGAGCCTGCCGAAAGCAGGCTGAAGGCCAGCCCGATCATCGCGCCGTAA
- a CDS encoding pyridoxal phosphate-dependent decarboxylase family protein: MEPQEFERWSEKAALWGARYRASLRDRPVRAQTQPGEIYRAMPVRPPETGEEMQAIFDDFEAIIQPGMTHWQHPRFFAYFPANAAPVSVVAEHLVTAMAAQCMLWQTSPAATELETRMMEWLRDALGLPESFSGVIQDSASSATLAAVLVMRERALNWQGNRQGLAGQGRLRIYCSDQVHTSIDRAIWVSGIGEENLVRIPAESPIGSMPAEALDAAIRADLAAGHVPAGVIACIGATGTGASDDLSAVLAVAKRHDLYSHVDAAWAGAAMICPEFRDLWQGIEDADSIVFNPHKWLGAQFDCSAHLLRDPDLLVRTLAIQPEYLKTHGQDGIINYSEWSVPLGRRFRALKLWFLLRFHGLEGLRRMIRNHVRWSQALADRLARTPGFEITTPPVLSLFSFRQTGADDAQTIALLNAINDDGRIYLTQTRAAGRVVIRFQAGQFDCTEEDIDIAYRAITDTAQRMSKP, encoded by the coding sequence ATGGAGCCGCAGGAATTCGAACGCTGGTCCGAAAAGGCCGCTCTGTGGGGAGCGCGCTACCGCGCATCGCTGCGCGACAGGCCGGTGCGCGCGCAGACGCAGCCGGGCGAGATCTATCGCGCCATGCCCGTGCGCCCGCCCGAAACCGGAGAGGAGATGCAGGCGATCTTCGACGATTTCGAGGCGATCATTCAGCCCGGCATGACCCATTGGCAGCATCCCCGGTTTTTCGCCTATTTCCCGGCCAATGCGGCGCCGGTCTCGGTGGTGGCGGAACATCTGGTCACGGCGATGGCGGCGCAATGCATGCTGTGGCAGACCTCGCCCGCCGCGACCGAGCTGGAAACCCGGATGATGGAATGGCTGCGCGATGCGCTTGGCCTGCCGGAAAGCTTTTCGGGGGTGATCCAGGACAGTGCCTCGTCCGCGACGCTGGCCGCCGTGCTGGTGATGCGGGAACGCGCGCTGAACTGGCAGGGCAACCGGCAGGGGCTGGCGGGGCAGGGGCGGCTGCGGATCTATTGCTCGGATCAGGTGCATACATCCATCGACCGCGCGATCTGGGTGTCCGGGATCGGTGAGGAAAATCTGGTCCGCATCCCGGCAGAGAGCCCCATCGGCTCGATGCCGGCCGAGGCGCTCGACGCCGCGATCCGCGCCGATCTGGCCGCGGGCCATGTCCCGGCAGGGGTCATCGCCTGCATCGGCGCCACCGGCACCGGCGCCAGCGACGATCTGAGCGCGGTTCTAGCGGTCGCGAAGCGGCATGATCTTTATAGCCATGTCGATGCCGCATGGGCCGGGGCCGCGATGATCTGCCCCGAATTCCGCGATCTGTGGCAGGGGATCGAGGATGCCGATTCCATCGTCTTCAACCCGCATAAATGGCTGGGCGCGCAGTTCGACTGTTCTGCCCATCTGCTGCGTGATCCCGATCTGCTGGTCCGGACGCTGGCGATACAGCCTGAATATCTGAAGACCCACGGCCAGGACGGCATCATCAACTATTCCGAATGGTCGGTGCCTCTGGGCCGTCGCTTCCGGGCGCTGAAGCTGTGGTTCCTGCTGCGCTTTCACGGGCTGGAGGGGCTGCGCCGCATGATCCGCAACCATGTCCGCTGGTCGCAGGCGCTGGCCGACAGGCTGGCCCGGACACCGGGGTTCGAGATCACCACCCCGCCGGTGCTGTCGCTGTTCAGCTTTCGCCAGACGGGCGCGGATGATGCGCAGACCATTGCGCTGCTTAACGCGATCAATGACGATGGCCGCATCTATCTGACCCAGACCCGTGCGGCGGGACGGGTCGTCATCCGCTTTCAGGCCGGGCAGTTCGATTGCACCGAGGAAGATATCGACATCGCCTATCGGGCCATCACCGACACCGCACAACGCATGAGCAAGCCATGA
- a CDS encoding fumarylacetoacetate hydrolase family protein, which produces MTRPVPARIAAFRANGTERYGMVTDQGIIDLTPEFGARFSGLKQVIEAGALEDLITSAKGRAPTFREDQVEYMIPVADPEKLICVGVNFPDRNAEYKDGQEAPPRPSLFIRFPRSFTGHGQPLIRPPESAQLDYEGEVVIVIGKAGRRIAREDAYDHIAALSLCNEGTIRDWVRHAKFNVTQGKNWDASGAIGPWLVPFREAGQLDDIELTTRVNGEIRQQDRTSRMIFDFRYIVNYVSTFCTLVPGDVIVCGTPTGAGARFDPPRWLVPGDVIEVQAEGIGTLRNGVADE; this is translated from the coding sequence ATGACCCGCCCCGTCCCCGCCCGCATCGCTGCCTTCCGTGCCAATGGCACCGAACGCTACGGCATGGTGACCGATCAGGGCATCATCGATCTGACGCCGGAATTCGGCGCGCGGTTCAGCGGACTGAAACAGGTGATCGAGGCGGGCGCGCTGGAAGATCTGATCACCTCCGCCAAAGGGCGTGCACCGACCTTCCGCGAGGATCAGGTCGAATACATGATCCCTGTTGCCGACCCTGAAAAGCTGATCTGTGTCGGCGTGAATTTCCCCGACCGCAACGCCGAATACAAGGACGGGCAGGAGGCCCCTCCGCGCCCCTCCCTGTTCATCCGCTTTCCGCGCAGCTTCACGGGCCACGGTCAGCCCTTGATCCGCCCGCCCGAATCCGCGCAGCTGGATTACGAGGGCGAGGTGGTGATCGTCATCGGCAAGGCCGGTCGCCGCATCGCGCGCGAGGATGCCTATGACCACATCGCCGCGCTGAGCCTGTGCAACGAAGGCACCATCCGCGACTGGGTGCGCCACGCCAAATTCAATGTCACGCAGGGCAAGAATTGGGACGCCTCGGGCGCGATCGGGCCGTGGCTGGTGCCGTTCCGCGAAGCGGGTCAGCTGGACGACATCGAGCTGACCACCCGCGTCAACGGAGAGATCCGCCAGCAGGACCGCACCAGCCGGATGATCTTCGATTTCCGCTATATCGTGAATTACGTCTCGACCTTCTGCACGCTGGTGCCGGGCGATGTGATCGTCTGCGGCACGCCGACGGGGGCGGGGGCGCGCTTCGATCCTCCGCGCTGGCTGGTGCCGGGCGATGTGATCGAGGTTCAGGCCGAGGGCATCGGCACGCTGCGCAACGGGGTCGCCGACGAATGA
- the hpaH gene encoding 2-oxo-hept-4-ene-1,7-dioate hydratase has translation MSLDPEAIAAAAADLLEAEATRRQIGLLSQRHPGITLDDAYAIQSAQMARKLAAGRRIIGWKIGLTSKAMQDALGIDTPDSGVLYDDMAFADGATVPAGRFIQPRIEAEIAFIMKAPLEGKATRDQVLAATEAVAPAIEILDTRILRADPETGQPRQVFDTVADNAANAGIVLGPQRHAPDSVDLRWVGAIVKRDAEVVATGLGAAVQDDPVTGMIWLSRRMSRYGQRIEPGQVVLSGSFLAPVECPPGSEIRADYGRFGSASVNFA, from the coding sequence ATGAGCCTTGATCCCGAAGCCATCGCCGCCGCCGCCGCCGATCTGCTGGAAGCCGAGGCCACGCGCCGCCAGATCGGCCTTCTGTCGCAGCGCCATCCGGGCATCACGCTGGACGACGCCTATGCGATCCAGTCCGCGCAGATGGCGCGGAAGCTGGCAGCTGGGCGGCGGATCATCGGCTGGAAAATCGGGCTGACCTCGAAGGCGATGCAGGATGCGCTTGGCATCGACACGCCGGATTCGGGGGTGCTCTATGACGATATGGCGTTTGCCGATGGCGCGACGGTGCCCGCGGGCCGGTTTATTCAGCCCCGCATTGAGGCCGAGATCGCCTTTATCATGAAGGCACCGCTGGAGGGCAAGGCGACGCGCGATCAGGTGCTGGCCGCGACCGAGGCCGTCGCGCCCGCCATCGAGATCCTCGACACCCGCATCCTGCGCGCCGATCCCGAAACCGGCCAGCCTCGCCAGGTCTTCGACACCGTGGCCGATAATGCCGCCAATGCCGGGATCGTGCTGGGTCCGCAGCGCCACGCCCCCGACAGCGTCGATCTGCGTTGGGTCGGTGCCATCGTCAAGCGCGATGCCGAGGTGGTCGCGACCGGGCTGGGCGCTGCGGTGCAGGACGATCCGGTGACCGGCATGATCTGGCTGTCCCGTCGGATGAGCCGATATGGCCAGCGGATCGAGCCTGGACAGGTGGTGCTGTCCGGCTCTTTCCTGGCGCCGGTCGAATGCCCGCCCGGCTCCGAGATCCGCGCCGATTACGGTCGCTTCGGCTCCGCTTCCGTCAATTTTGCATGA
- a CDS encoding HpcH/HpaI aldolase family protein has protein sequence MSAPENLFKTRLKSGDTLIGLWLALGDASAAELASRIGFDWLVIDGEHGPNELRDVLAQLRAVGANSQPVVRLRDDDRARIKQVLDLGAQTLLIPMIETADQAREAVRSVLYPPQGVRGIGATLARASGHGAFADYLTTANDQICLLLQVESRAGLDALDDILAVEGVDGVFIGPSDLAADMGHLGQPGAAPVQEAIRAAIPRIREAGKAAGILTTDLALARDYAAMGVAFLAVGSDVGVLSAGLRRLRSEF, from the coding sequence ATGTCCGCACCCGAAAACCTGTTCAAGACACGTCTGAAATCGGGCGACACGCTGATCGGGCTGTGGCTCGCCCTCGGCGATGCTTCGGCCGCCGAGCTGGCCTCGCGCATCGGTTTCGACTGGCTGGTGATCGACGGCGAGCACGGGCCGAACGAGCTGCGCGACGTTCTGGCGCAGCTGCGCGCGGTGGGTGCGAACAGCCAGCCCGTGGTGCGGCTGCGCGACGATGACCGCGCGCGCATCAAGCAGGTGCTGGATCTGGGCGCGCAGACGCTGCTGATCCCGATGATCGAAACCGCCGATCAGGCGCGCGAGGCGGTTCGCTCGGTGCTGTATCCGCCGCAAGGCGTGCGCGGCATCGGCGCGACGCTCGCGCGGGCTTCGGGACATGGTGCCTTCGCCGATTACCTGACCACGGCCAATGACCAGATCTGCCTGCTGTTGCAGGTCGAAAGCCGCGCCGGTCTGGACGCGCTTGACGACATTCTGGCGGTCGAGGGCGTGGACGGTGTGTTCATCGGACCCTCGGATCTCGCTGCCGATATGGGCCATCTTGGCCAGCCAGGCGCCGCCCCCGTGCAAGAGGCGATCCGTGCCGCGATTCCCCGGATCCGCGAGGCGGGCAAGGCGGCGGGCATTCTGACAACCGATCTCGCGCTGGCCCGCGACTATGCGGCGATGGGCGTGGCGTTTCTGGCCGTCGGTTCGGATGTGGGCGTTCTGTCGGCGGGGCTGCGCCGCCTGCGCTCGGAATTCTGA
- a CDS encoding putative DNA modification/repair radical SAM protein, translating to MAQKTLQDKLAILSDAAKYDASCASSGTTRRDSRKGGIGSAGGTGICHAYTPDGRCVSLLKILMTNFCIYDCAFCINRVSSNVERARFTPEEVVTLTLEFYRRNMIEGLFLSSGIIKSPDQTMSDILRIARMLRVDHGFKGYIHLKTIPDASPELVEEAGLYADRMSVNIELPQDGSLRELAPEKRPETIRASMAGMRLSREAAKERSFRGKRPPAFAPAGQSTQMIVGADKATDREILGTSSRLYAGYDLKRVYYSAFSPIPDASKALPLIKPPLMREHRLYQADWLMRFYGFDADEIGAARPDGNLDLEIDPKLAWALANRTQFPVDVARAPKELLLRVPGFGTKTVSRILAARRNGPVRYGDLLRIGAIMSKAQPFVVLPDWKPGLLTDSDGLRARFAPPAEQLSLFG from the coding sequence ATGGCGCAGAAAACTCTTCAGGACAAGCTGGCGATTCTGTCGGATGCGGCGAAATACGACGCCTCCTGTGCATCCAGCGGAACCACGCGGCGCGATTCTCGCAAGGGCGGGATCGGCTCTGCCGGGGGCACTGGGATTTGTCATGCCTATACGCCGGATGGGCGATGCGTCAGCCTTTTGAAAATCCTGATGACGAATTTCTGCATCTATGATTGCGCCTTCTGCATCAATCGCGTCAGCAGCAATGTCGAGCGCGCCCGGTTCACCCCGGAAGAGGTAGTGACGCTCACACTGGAATTCTATCGCCGCAACATGATCGAGGGGCTGTTCCTGTCCTCGGGCATCATCAAGAGCCCGGATCAGACCATGTCCGATATTCTGCGCATTGCGCGGATGTTGCGAGTGGATCATGGTTTCAAGGGCTATATCCACCTGAAAACCATTCCCGACGCCTCGCCGGAGCTGGTCGAGGAGGCGGGGCTTTATGCTGATCGGATGTCAGTGAATATCGAATTGCCGCAGGATGGCAGCCTGCGCGAATTGGCGCCCGAGAAGCGGCCCGAGACGATCCGCGCCTCGATGGCCGGGATGCGCCTCTCGCGGGAGGCCGCGAAAGAGCGGAGTTTTCGCGGCAAGCGCCCGCCCGCCTTTGCGCCGGCGGGTCAGTCGACGCAGATGATCGTCGGCGCCGACAAGGCCACGGATCGCGAGATACTGGGCACGTCGTCGCGGCTCTATGCGGGCTATGATCTGAAGCGCGTCTATTATTCGGCCTTCAGCCCCATTCCCGACGCCTCGAAGGCGCTGCCACTCATCAAGCCGCCACTGATGCGCGAGCATCGGCTGTATCAGGCGGACTGGCTGATGCGGTTTTACGGTTTCGACGCAGATGAGATCGGCGCGGCGCGACCGGACGGCAATCTGGATCTGGAGATTGATCCGAAGCTCGCCTGGGCGCTGGCCAACCGGACACAGTTCCCGGTCGATGTCGCCCGCGCTCCGAAAGAGCTTTTGCTGCGTGTGCCCGGCTTCGGCACCAAGACAGTCAGCCGCATTCTCGCGGCACGTCGCAACGGTCCGGTGCGCTATGGCGACCTGCTGCGGATCGGCGCGATCATGTCGAAGGCGCAGCCCTTTGTGGTGCTGCCCGACTGGAAGCCGGGGCTGCTGACCGACAGTGACGGGCTGCGGGCGCGCTTCGCGCCCCCAGCCGAACAATTGTCGCTGTTCGGATGA
- a CDS encoding UdgX family uracil-DNA binding protein (This protein belongs to the uracil DNA glycosylase superfamily, members of which act in excision repair of DNA. However, it belongs more specifically to UdgX branch, whose founding member was found to bind uracil in DNA (where it does not belong), without cleaving it, appears to promote DNA repair by a pathway involving RecA, rather than base excision.) yields MIRVDLPRFRSFEAWRAAARQLASNRVAADEVRWAAPDDPAELFGAASVPGLGAQPVVATKDLLDLARQVSSHSDPERWGLLYAALMRTQEDRRFLSNPADPMRNRLERMAKSVRRDIHKMHAFVRFHELPSKGSRRSFGAWFEPEHPILEAGTPFFAKRFADMDWLIATPEGIARFEGEAIGFEPPAPRPDLPEDASHDLWQTYFANIFNPARIKTQAMRSEMPVKYWKNLPETRLIGEMLADAPRRVQAMADAGATEAPAFAAKVTARLRQAPDDSAPDTMEAARAQALRCRRCDLCQHATQTVWGEGDPQAPLMIVGEAPGDHEDLAGRPFVGPAGQLLRQAMAETGIDPERAWLTNAVKHFKFRPRGKRRLHQNPNAGEVQHCRWWLGLERRFVAPRVTVALGATAAYALTGNRDPLTPRRGGVENGLIEGPVLITWHPSMILRETGPGARVAREQLVSDLIRARRMLAG; encoded by the coding sequence ATGATCCGCGTCGACCTGCCCCGGTTCCGCAGCTTCGAGGCGTGGCGGGCGGCGGCACGGCAACTCGCCAGCAATCGCGTTGCGGCGGATGAGGTGAGATGGGCCGCACCCGACGATCCGGCGGAGCTGTTCGGCGCTGCCTCGGTTCCTGGCTTGGGCGCGCAGCCAGTGGTGGCGACGAAGGATTTGCTGGATCTCGCCCGTCAGGTTTCAAGCCATTCCGATCCCGAGCGCTGGGGGCTGCTTTATGCGGCACTGATGCGGACGCAAGAGGATCGGCGCTTTCTGTCCAACCCGGCCGACCCGATGCGCAACCGGCTTGAGCGGATGGCGAAATCGGTGCGGCGCGACATCCACAAGATGCACGCCTTCGTGCGCTTCCACGAATTGCCGTCAAAGGGGTCGCGGCGCAGCTTCGGCGCCTGGTTCGAGCCGGAGCATCCGATCCTCGAAGCCGGGACACCGTTCTTTGCGAAGCGTTTTGCCGATATGGACTGGCTGATCGCCACGCCCGAAGGGATCGCGCGGTTTGAGGGCGAGGCGATCGGCTTCGAACCGCCCGCTCCGCGCCCGGATCTGCCCGAAGATGCCAGCCATGATCTCTGGCAGACCTATTTCGCCAATATCTTCAACCCGGCGCGGATCAAGACCCAGGCGATGCGCTCGGAGATGCCGGTGAAATATTGGAAGAATCTGCCGGAGACGCGGCTGATCGGCGAGATGCTGGCCGATGCTCCGCGCCGGGTTCAGGCCATGGCCGATGCCGGTGCCACCGAAGCGCCCGCCTTCGCCGCCAAGGTCACCGCGCGGCTGCGCCAGGCCCCGGATGACAGCGCGCCCGACACGATGGAGGCGGCGCGGGCGCAGGCCCTGCGCTGCCGGCGCTGCGATCTGTGCCAGCACGCGACGCAGACCGTTTGGGGGGAGGGCGACCCGCAGGCGCCGCTGATGATCGTGGGCGAGGCGCCGGGCGATCACGAGGATCTTGCCGGGCGGCCCTTTGTCGGCCCGGCCGGTCAGCTTTTGCGGCAGGCCATGGCCGAGACCGGGATCGATCCGGAGCGGGCCTGGCTGACCAATGCCGTCAAGCATTTCAAGTTTCGCCCGCGCGGCAAGCGGCGGCTGCATCAGAACCCCAATGCGGGCGAGGTGCAGCATTGCCGGTGGTGGCTGGGGCTGGAGCGTCGCTTCGTCGCGCCTCGGGTGACTGTCGCGCTCGGGGCGACGGCGGCCTATGCGCTGACCGGCAATCGCGACCCGCTGACGCCGCGCCGGGGCGGTGTCGAAAACGGGCTGATCGAGGGGCCGGTGCTGATCACCTGGCATCCCAGCATGATCCTGCGCGAAACCGGTCCCGGCGCGCGGGTGGCGCGCGAACAGCTGGTAAGCGACCTGATCCGGGCGCGCCGCATGCTCGCGGGCTGA
- a CDS encoding nucleotidyltransferase family protein: MTGTAALLLAAGRSMRFGSPDKLLAPFRGQTVIAAAMAALETPRITMRLAVVSSQRVATAVQRAGFEPLIIAAGQPQSASLAAGVRHLAGRDLARIVVALGDMPFLRRDDFDALITLAGDGAACARRAAQPMVPAVFPRVMFDRLCHVAGDEGARRFLTELPGKSRLPIPAERLRDIDTQDDLARTGG; encoded by the coding sequence ATGACCGGCACCGCTGCGCTGCTGCTTGCGGCGGGCAGGTCGATGCGCTTCGGCAGCCCCGACAAGCTGCTGGCGCCCTTCCGGGGACAGACCGTGATCGCAGCGGCAATGGCCGCTCTGGAGACGCCGCGCATCACAATGCGGCTGGCGGTGGTGTCATCGCAGCGCGTGGCGACGGCGGTGCAGCGTGCCGGGTTCGAGCCGCTCATCATCGCGGCGGGCCAGCCACAATCGGCAAGCCTCGCCGCCGGGGTTCGACACCTGGCCGGGCGAGATCTGGCCCGGATCGTGGTGGCGCTGGGCGATATGCCCTTTCTGCGACGGGACGATTTCGATGCGCTGATCACCCTTGCGGGGGATGGCGCCGCCTGCGCCCGGCGCGCCGCGCAACCCATGGTCCCGGCGGTCTTTCCACGCGTGATGTTTGACCGGCTGTGTCATGTCGCGGGCGACGAGGGCGCGCGGCGCTTCCTGACAGAACTGCCCGGCAAAAGCCGCCTGCCAATTCCCGCCGAGCGGCTGCGCGACATCGACACGCAGGACGATCTGGCGCGGACCGGCGGCTGA
- a CDS encoding XdhC family protein, which yields MSFTPHRSRQDKQMRDISETDRSAEAAELPAICESEVPLDAAMREDTAIAVITGTEGPSYRPVGAAMVIGADGVCTGSLSSGCLESDVALQAQAALKDGRRRKLRYGRGSPFIDIALPCGGALDIEIIPHPDRDPIARARKKLAQRDRAELRLRSGTGIGTGDTADLLLHILPQTRFAVLGKGPETICFATLARGAGYPVELYSPDAETLEKAGFGTTLSGTQWPEGLALDPHTAVTLFFHDHDKEPPLLAHALRSPAFFVGAQGSLRAHQARCEVLRDLGLRPDELDRLASPFGLIPSARDPRTLAVSVLAHVLDTAMRSGADRS from the coding sequence ATGAGCTTCACACCGCACCGCAGCCGCCAGGACAAGCAGATGCGCGACATATCCGAGACCGACCGCAGCGCCGAAGCGGCAGAGTTGCCCGCGATCTGCGAAAGCGAAGTGCCGCTCGACGCTGCGATGCGTGAGGACACGGCCATCGCGGTCATCACCGGGACCGAGGGGCCATCCTACCGCCCTGTCGGCGCCGCGATGGTCATTGGCGCGGATGGGGTCTGTACGGGCAGCCTTTCGTCAGGCTGCCTGGAAAGCGATGTGGCGCTTCAGGCGCAGGCGGCGCTGAAGGACGGCAGGCGGCGGAAACTCCGCTACGGGCGCGGCTCGCCCTTTATCGACATCGCCCTGCCCTGCGGCGGAGCGTTGGATATCGAGATCATTCCCCATCCCGACCGCGACCCCATCGCCCGCGCCCGCAAAAAGCTCGCGCAGCGGGACCGCGCCGAGCTGCGCCTGCGCAGCGGGACCGGGATCGGAACTGGCGATACGGCTGATCTGCTGCTGCATATCCTTCCCCAGACCCGGTTCGCGGTCTTGGGAAAGGGGCCGGAAACCATCTGTTTCGCGACGCTGGCGCGCGGCGCCGGTTACCCGGTCGAGCTCTACTCTCCCGATGCCGAGACGCTGGAGAAGGCGGGTTTCGGCACCACACTTTCGGGCACGCAGTGGCCAGAGGGTCTGGCGCTCGACCCCCACACCGCCGTGACGCTGTTCTTTCACGATCATGACAAGGAGCCGCCCCTGCTCGCCCATGCGCTGCGCAGCCCGGCGTTTTTCGTCGGCGCGCAGGGCAGCCTGCGGGCGCATCAGGCACGCTGTGAGGTGCTGCGCGATCTCGGTCTGCGCCCTGACGAACTCGACCGGCTGGCCTCGCCCTTCGGGCTGATCCCGTCCGCGCGCGACCCGCGCACGCTGGCCGTCTCGGTTTTGGCGCATGTTCTCGATACGGCGATGAGGTCCGGGGCGGACAGATCATGA
- the paoA gene encoding aldehyde dehydrogenase iron-sulfur subunit PaoA: MTPSTDFELRRRTFLAGTASAAAVAGIAAPAQAQQDAETAAVPDSIEPAMRSNVSFTVNGQQQTLELDNRTTLLDALREHLRLTGTKKGCDHGQCGACTVIVNGQRINSCLSLAVMHEGDEVKTIEGFGTPDDLDPMQQAFVDHDGFQCGYCTPGQICSANAVLEEIAGGIPSHVTGDLTAAIEATDAEIRERMSGNICRCGAYSNILAAITQVAEDRA, from the coding sequence ATGACACCATCAACAGATTTCGAATTGCGCCGCCGCACATTTCTGGCGGGTACCGCTTCGGCCGCGGCGGTGGCGGGGATTGCTGCCCCGGCGCAGGCGCAGCAGGACGCTGAAACCGCCGCTGTGCCAGACAGCATCGAGCCTGCCATGCGCAGCAATGTCTCCTTCACGGTGAACGGGCAGCAGCAGACGCTGGAACTGGACAACCGCACCACGCTGCTTGACGCGCTGCGCGAGCATCTGCGGCTGACCGGGACCAAGAAGGGCTGCGATCACGGCCAATGCGGCGCCTGCACGGTGATCGTGAACGGGCAGCGGATCAATTCCTGTCTCTCGCTCGCGGTCATGCATGAGGGGGATGAGGTCAAGACCATCGAGGGCTTCGGCACGCCGGATGACCTTGACCCGATGCAGCAGGCTTTCGTCGATCACGACGGGTTTCAGTGCGGCTATTGTACGCCGGGGCAGATCTGCTCGGCCAATGCGGTGCTGGAGGAAATTGCCGGGGGCATCCCCAGCCATGTGACCGGAGACCTGACCGCCGCCATCGAGGCGACCGATGCTGAAATCCGCGAGCGGATGTCGGGCAATATCTGCCGTTGCGGGGCCTATTCCAACATCCTTGCGGCAATCACTCAGGTGGCGGAGGACCGGGCATGA